A genomic region of Halococcus sediminicola contains the following coding sequences:
- a CDS encoding GNAT family N-acetyltransferase yields MSVDVTNRVAGPGSDEHLDAAWELKERIRREEGVLKQRRGFFADAYRRATVHLVFAGSDDDLIGFAAVRRDGYVLFLAVDFAHRGEGFGERLVATVAEEHGSVSCHARASNRDAVGFYEHIGFEIQRHIDHYYEDGGAAYYLKLGDGGLTDRISSFLRK; encoded by the coding sequence GTGAGTGTCGATGTCACGAATCGCGTCGCCGGGCCGGGCAGCGACGAGCATCTCGACGCCGCGTGGGAGCTGAAAGAGCGCATCCGCCGCGAGGAGGGCGTGCTCAAACAGCGCCGCGGGTTCTTCGCCGACGCCTACCGCCGCGCGACCGTCCACCTCGTCTTCGCCGGCAGCGACGACGACCTCATCGGCTTCGCGGCCGTCCGCCGTGACGGTTACGTGCTCTTTCTGGCCGTCGATTTCGCCCACCGCGGCGAGGGCTTCGGCGAACGGCTCGTCGCCACCGTCGCCGAGGAACACGGTTCGGTGAGCTGTCACGCCCGCGCGAGCAATCGGGACGCCGTCGGCTTCTACGAACACATCGGCTTCGAGATCCAGCGCCACATCGACCACTACTACGAGGACGGCGGCGCGGCCTACTACCTCAAACTCGGCGACGGCGGCCTGACCGACCGCATCTCGTCGTTTCTCAGGAAGTGA
- a CDS encoding isochorismate synthase, which yields MAQAGREERPPDVGDGRLVSRTREIDDCSFRAFLSAQSAPRVAWATPDGLELAGGGAAAIVRAEGEARFDTLRATANALFADVDADGPPAARPRLIGGLAFEADHAPALPWTGFPAALFVLPSIQLTRADDRTWLSVASYDTDATPESVETRLDAAHDELTGLPMMRPSGARPGIAATRRLTTRSEWVTSVERAVASIRDGDLRKVVLATALDASLDAPIDVPDTLERLRRTYPDCYRFLVQPTEEKGFFGPPPERLVRIDGERVATEALAGSVERGDTPEEDAELARSLDESAKLGHEQALVTDTIRERLEPLGDITVGEREIKRLSNIQHLRTPISATLDDDIHVLDVVEALHPTPAVGGLPPERARTVIRETEPFDRGWYASPIGWFDAAGDGEFVVGIRSAVAGGDEATLFAGNGIVGDSDPDEEWAELAPKFRPILDELDG from the coding sequence ATGGCACAGGCAGGACGCGAAGAGCGCCCACCGGACGTCGGCGACGGGCGGCTGGTGAGTCGCACCCGCGAGATCGACGACTGCTCGTTCCGCGCGTTTCTCTCGGCTCAGTCGGCCCCGCGGGTCGCGTGGGCGACGCCCGACGGTCTCGAACTCGCCGGCGGCGGCGCGGCGGCCATCGTTCGCGCCGAGGGCGAAGCCCGCTTCGACACGCTCCGTGCGACGGCCAACGCGCTGTTCGCCGACGTCGACGCCGACGGCCCGCCCGCGGCCCGTCCCCGCCTCATCGGTGGACTCGCCTTCGAGGCCGACCACGCGCCAGCGCTGCCGTGGACGGGATTCCCGGCAGCACTGTTCGTCCTACCCAGTATCCAACTGACACGTGCGGACGACCGTACGTGGCTGAGCGTCGCTTCGTACGACACCGACGCCACTCCCGAATCGGTCGAGACACGCCTCGACGCCGCCCACGACGAACTCACGGGGCTGCCGATGATGCGCCCGAGCGGCGCGCGACCGGGTATCGCCGCCACCCGCCGACTGACCACCAGATCCGAGTGGGTCACAAGCGTTGAGCGCGCCGTCGCGTCCATTCGAGACGGCGACCTCCGGAAGGTCGTGCTCGCCACCGCGCTCGATGCGAGTCTCGATGCGCCAATCGACGTTCCCGACACGCTCGAACGCCTCCGGCGGACCTACCCCGACTGCTATCGGTTTCTCGTCCAGCCCACAGAGGAGAAGGGATTTTTCGGTCCACCTCCTGAACGACTCGTCAGGATAGACGGCGAACGGGTCGCCACCGAGGCGCTCGCGGGGTCGGTCGAGCGCGGCGACACACCCGAAGAGGATGCGGAACTCGCGCGTTCGCTCGACGAGAGCGCGAAACTCGGTCACGAGCAGGCGCTCGTCACCGACACCATCCGCGAGCGTCTCGAACCCCTCGGCGATATCACCGTCGGCGAGCGCGAGATCAAGCGACTCTCCAACATCCAGCATCTCCGAACACCGATCTCGGCGACGCTCGACGACGACATCCACGTCCTCGATGTGGTCGAGGCGCTGCATCCGACGCCGGCGGTCGGCGGTCTCCCGCCCGAGCGCGCCCGAACCGTGATCCGCGAGACCGAGCCGTTCGATCGCGGCTGGTACGCTTCGCCGATCGGCTGGTTCGACGCCGCCGGTGACGGCGAGTTCGTCGTCGGCATCCGCTCGGCGGTCGCCGGCGGCGACGAGGCGACGCTGTTCGCGGGCAACGGCATCGTCGGCGATTCCGACCCCGACGAGGAGTGGGCCGAACTCGCCCCGAAGTTCCGACCGATACTCGACGAACTCGACGGATGA
- the cdd gene encoding cytidine deaminase, with protein sequence MDADELIERAREAATSAHVPYSEYRVGAALETADGTVFLGCNIENANYSNSLHAEEVALAEAVKNGHRDFARLAVTSSERDGVLPCGMCRQSLSEFCADDLRVLCDEGESRSEYRLGELLPDAISAATLGK encoded by the coding sequence ATGGACGCCGACGAACTCATCGAGCGCGCCCGCGAGGCAGCGACGAGCGCCCACGTCCCCTACTCCGAATATCGGGTCGGGGCGGCGCTCGAAACCGCGGACGGAACGGTCTTTCTCGGCTGTAACATCGAGAACGCGAACTACTCGAACAGCCTCCACGCCGAGGAGGTCGCCCTCGCCGAGGCGGTCAAGAACGGCCACCGCGACTTCGCGCGCCTCGCGGTCACCTCCTCCGAGCGCGACGGCGTGCTTCCCTGCGGGATGTGCCGCCAGAGCCTCTCGGAGTTCTGCGCCGACGACCTCCGGGTGCTCTGTGACGAAGGCGAATCCAGGAGCGAGTACCGACTCGGCGAACTGCTGCCGGATGCGATCTCGGCGGCAACGTTGGGCAAATAG
- the fer gene encoding ferredoxin Fer, with the protein MASPFEVLEIDPDASAAELRRAYRERVIEAHPDHGGSATEFQRVREAYAAAKAGRELEAPPEREELDEESEPDDEPDGARVEYLNYAVLDDHGWDVGDADLFGKANDADLDPVNYGKFLVQPGESLLEAAENRGFAWPYACRGGACANCAVALVEGELEMPADTILPPKMKASGIRLSCNGIPITDEMKVIYNIKHLPGLDELRLPPRPFEQAHASD; encoded by the coding sequence GTGGCGTCCCCGTTCGAGGTTTTGGAGATCGATCCCGACGCGAGCGCAGCCGAACTCCGGCGGGCCTACCGCGAGCGCGTCATCGAGGCCCACCCCGATCACGGCGGTTCGGCCACGGAGTTCCAGCGCGTCCGGGAAGCGTACGCGGCGGCCAAGGCCGGCCGCGAACTCGAAGCGCCGCCCGAGCGCGAGGAACTCGACGAGGAGTCCGAACCAGACGACGAACCCGACGGCGCGCGCGTCGAGTACCTGAACTACGCGGTGCTCGACGACCACGGCTGGGACGTCGGCGACGCGGACCTCTTCGGGAAGGCCAACGACGCGGACCTCGACCCGGTCAACTATGGCAAGTTCCTCGTCCAGCCGGGCGAGTCGCTGCTCGAAGCCGCCGAGAACCGGGGTTTCGCGTGGCCCTACGCCTGTCGTGGCGGCGCGTGTGCGAACTGTGCGGTCGCACTCGTCGAAGGCGAGTTGGAGATGCCCGCCGACACCATCCTCCCGCCGAAGATGAAGGCCAGCGGCATCCGGCTCTCGTGCAACGGGATTCCGATCACCGACGAGATGAAAGTCATTTATAATATCAAACACCTCCCGGGTCTCGACGAACTGAGACTGCCCCCGCGGCCGTTCGAGCAGGCTCACGCCAGCGACTGA
- a CDS encoding DUF7120 family protein, whose product MAKVEITIPEQLEMQIARMVEEGEFLNRQEAAEELLSTGMRAYQTSGPMDDEDEPGLEDDGMMGHEDEYVF is encoded by the coding sequence ATGGCTAAAGTAGAGATCACGATCCCGGAGCAGCTCGAAATGCAGATCGCACGGATGGTCGAGGAGGGGGAGTTCCTCAACCGACAGGAGGCCGCCGAGGAGCTGCTTTCGACCGGGATGCGGGCGTATCAGACGAGTGGGCCGATGGACGACGAGGACGAACCGGGTCTCGAAGACGACGGCATGATGGGCCACGAGGACGAATACGTCTTCTGA
- a CDS encoding nucleoside phosphorylase, with the protein MTGDSEDPNDELQYHLAVGPDDVADTVLLPGDPERIEKITNQWSNSEVVAEHREFRTATGEYEETPISTTSTGIGSPSAAIAVEELARVGVETFLRVGSCGAIQPEMDVGDLVITSGAVRQEGTSGEYVREDFPASADDRVVAALVAAAEQLGHDYHVGVTASTDSFYAGQGRPGFEGFEAAGSEAQFEELREAGVLNFEMEASAILSLANLYGLRAGAVCTVYANRTTGEFRTEGENRAAETASLAAALLARMDERAREVGADRWYPGLGIDG; encoded by the coding sequence ATGACCGGCGATAGCGAAGATCCGAACGACGAACTGCAATATCACCTGGCGGTCGGCCCCGACGATGTCGCCGACACAGTCCTTCTCCCGGGCGACCCAGAACGCATCGAGAAGATCACGAATCAGTGGAGTAATTCAGAGGTGGTCGCCGAACACCGTGAGTTCCGCACCGCCACGGGCGAATATGAGGAGACTCCGATCAGCACGACCTCGACGGGCATCGGCAGTCCCTCGGCAGCCATCGCAGTCGAGGAACTCGCGCGCGTCGGCGTGGAGACGTTCCTTCGTGTGGGGTCCTGTGGAGCCATCCAGCCCGAGATGGACGTGGGCGACCTCGTCATCACCTCGGGAGCCGTCAGACAGGAGGGTACCAGCGGCGAGTACGTCCGCGAGGACTTTCCGGCGAGCGCCGACGACCGCGTGGTGGCGGCACTAGTTGCGGCCGCCGAGCAGTTGGGCCACGACTACCACGTGGGCGTGACCGCGAGCACCGACAGCTTCTACGCCGGGCAGGGTCGGCCGGGCTTCGAGGGGTTCGAGGCCGCCGGCAGCGAGGCCCAGTTCGAGGAACTGCGCGAGGCAGGAGTGTTGAACTTCGAGATGGAGGCGAGCGCGATTCTCAGCCTCGCCAACCTCTACGGATTGCGGGCGGGCGCGGTCTGCACAGTGTATGCCAATCGGACGACCGGCGAGTTCCGCACCGAAGGGGAGAACCGTGCGGCCGAGACCGCCAGTCTCGCGGCGGCGCTGCTCGCTCGGATGGACGAGCGGGCGCGCGAGGTCGGTGCCGACCGCTGGTATCCCGGTCTCGGCATCGACGGCTGA
- a CDS encoding archease, which produces MSFELRAHTADVAVAAAGATLDETFGAVADGLAAAMCEAIPESGERFEFTVSAENREALLYEYLADCIYQRDVRGVLPVANRATVQRDGDEWRGEASARGVSLSDVDAREIKAVTYSEMCIEEDEGGWRAYVVFDV; this is translated from the coding sequence GTGAGCTTCGAACTCCGCGCACACACCGCGGACGTGGCCGTCGCCGCTGCGGGAGCGACGCTCGACGAGACGTTCGGCGCGGTCGCCGACGGACTGGCGGCGGCGATGTGCGAAGCGATCCCCGAGAGCGGCGAGCGCTTCGAGTTCACCGTCAGCGCCGAGAACCGCGAGGCGCTCCTGTACGAGTATCTCGCCGACTGCATCTATCAGCGCGACGTGCGCGGCGTACTGCCCGTCGCAAACCGGGCGACGGTACAGCGCGATGGCGACGAGTGGCGCGGTGAGGCGAGCGCGCGCGGTGTTTCGCTCTCAGACGTCGATGCACGGGAGATCAAGGCCGTGACGTACTCCGAGATGTGCATCGAAGAGGACGAGGGAGGCTGGCGGGCCTATGTCGTCTTCGACGTCTGA
- a CDS encoding RtcB family protein — MDTYDADGVTLERVDEYVWEIPQEGAMNAPARVLASEALLDEISDDKTLEQLQNSTQLPGVEKYAVCMPDGHQGYGFPVGGVAGIDAEDGCISPGAVGFDINCGVRMMTTNLTYEDVEGHEEELVESLFANVPSGLGGGGVVESGVETVEEILDRGVEWALDEGYAVEADLAHCEDEGRRPDADPDAVSQKAKDRGKNQIGSLGSGNHFLEVQRVTDVFRDGVADSYGLSEDQIVVLIHCGSRGLGHQVCTEYTREVEQAHSGLVDRLPDKELAAAPAGSQLADEYYGAMCAAINYAWVNRQVIMHRTREVFERVFERSWEEMEMNLLYDVAHNIAKKEVHDVDGEERELYVHRKGATRAFPAGREEVPKAYRDVGQPVIIPGSMGAGSYVLRGGEASMDTTFGSTAHGAGRTMSRTQAKSEFWGEDVQDELRGQKVYVKAQSGATVAEEAPGVYKDVDEVVRVSEELGIGDTVARTFPVCNIKG; from the coding sequence ATGGATACCTACGACGCCGACGGAGTTACGCTCGAACGGGTGGACGAATACGTCTGGGAGATCCCACAGGAGGGGGCGATGAACGCGCCCGCACGGGTGCTCGCCAGCGAGGCGCTGCTCGACGAGATCTCGGACGACAAGACGCTCGAACAGTTGCAGAACTCGACACAGCTCCCGGGAGTGGAAAAATACGCGGTCTGCATGCCCGACGGCCATCAGGGGTACGGCTTCCCGGTGGGTGGGGTTGCCGGTATCGACGCCGAGGATGGCTGTATTTCACCGGGGGCGGTGGGCTTCGACATTAACTGTGGCGTGCGGATGATGACGACGAACCTCACCTACGAGGACGTCGAGGGTCACGAGGAGGAACTGGTCGAGTCGCTCTTTGCGAACGTTCCATCAGGACTCGGCGGCGGCGGCGTGGTCGAATCCGGTGTCGAAACCGTCGAGGAGATCCTCGACCGGGGCGTCGAGTGGGCGCTCGACGAGGGCTACGCCGTCGAAGCGGACCTCGCCCACTGCGAGGACGAGGGTCGCCGGCCGGACGCCGACCCCGATGCCGTCTCGCAGAAGGCCAAAGACAGGGGCAAGAACCAGATCGGGAGTCTTGGGTCGGGCAACCACTTCCTCGAAGTCCAGCGCGTGACCGACGTCTTCCGGGATGGAGTGGCCGATTCCTACGGGCTGTCGGAGGACCAGATCGTGGTGCTCATCCACTGTGGCTCGCGGGGACTCGGCCATCAGGTCTGTACCGAGTACACCCGCGAGGTCGAGCAGGCGCACTCGGGACTGGTCGATCGGCTCCCGGACAAGGAACTCGCGGCCGCTCCGGCGGGAAGCCAGCTCGCGGACGAATACTACGGCGCGATGTGTGCGGCCATCAACTATGCCTGGGTCAACCGTCAGGTCATCATGCATCGCACGCGAGAGGTGTTCGAGCGGGTGTTCGAGCGCTCGTGGGAGGAGATGGAGATGAACCTGCTCTACGACGTGGCGCACAACATCGCCAAGAAAGAAGTCCACGACGTGGACGGCGAGGAGCGCGAACTCTACGTCCACCGCAAGGGCGCGACCCGGGCGTTCCCCGCCGGGCGCGAGGAAGTCCCGAAGGCGTACCGGGACGTCGGCCAGCCAGTGATAATCCCGGGGAGCATGGGCGCTGGCTCGTATGTCCTCCGTGGTGGCGAAGCCTCGATGGACACCACATTCGGTTCGACGGCCCACGGCGCGGGCCGGACGATGAGTCGCACGCAGGCGAAAAGCGAGTTCTGGGGCGAGGACGTCCAGGACGAACTCCGCGGGCAGAAGGTGTACGTGAAGGCTCAGAGCGGCGCGACCGTCGCTGAGGAAGCGCCCGGCGTCTACAAGGACGTCGACGAAGTCGTGAGGGTGTCCGAGGAGTTGGGCATCGGCGACACCGTGGCGCGAACCTTCCCCGTGTGCAATATCAAAGGCTGA
- a CDS encoding restriction endonuclease: MDDYDFEYFVGDLWERMGWECNVSQASVDAGIDVVATKPNPYPQKTIIQAKRYGPNTTVSGPAIQQYASLKQQESGVDSVVIATTNTFTRAAEKRAEELNVKLVDGDDLVSMVDELGAEDLLEQYDIGEVEGAQSDNETQSAQSHASAIASAESEDGLLARAVRARDWYSTLLKATGLAFTALLIGVLSDGTNIGFLGAVNSAAETVFGILLIVVAVALYLDIRYVRRHSSWNPTTWLYLVGLFFFYITVPVYLYRRREAI; encoded by the coding sequence ATGGACGACTACGACTTCGAATATTTTGTCGGTGACCTCTGGGAACGAATGGGCTGGGAATGTAACGTCTCACAAGCATCCGTTGATGCTGGAATAGATGTCGTTGCGACGAAACCGAACCCGTATCCACAGAAAACAATTATTCAGGCGAAGCGATACGGACCGAACACCACGGTCAGTGGTCCCGCTATTCAACAATATGCGAGTCTGAAACAGCAAGAATCGGGAGTCGATTCAGTCGTCATCGCGACTACCAACACGTTTACGCGGGCAGCCGAGAAGCGGGCAGAAGAGTTGAACGTGAAATTGGTCGATGGCGACGATCTTGTCTCGATGGTTGATGAGCTAGGCGCTGAAGACCTTCTGGAACAATACGATATAGGGGAAGTAGAGGGAGCGCAGTCGGACAACGAAACACAGAGCGCACAGTCTCACGCGAGTGCCATCGCATCAGCGGAGAGCGAAGACGGATTGCTCGCGAGAGCGGTACGGGCACGCGATTGGTACAGCACGTTGCTCAAGGCTACTGGGCTTGCATTCACAGCTCTCCTCATCGGTGTGCTATCGGACGGGACGAATATCGGTTTTCTCGGGGCAGTCAACAGCGCGGCCGAAACTGTTTTCGGGATTTTACTGATTGTCGTTGCAGTCGCTCTCTATCTCGACATTCGATACGTTCGTCGTCACAGTTCATGGAACCCGACCACATGGCTGTACTTGGTCGGACTGTTCTTTTTCTACATCACGGTTCCCGTCTATCTCTATCGGAGACGCGAAGCGATCTGA
- a CDS encoding UPF0058 family protein yields the protein MHKEELLDLHEEMVTITEFVNDREDVDPELFETYEKLDVTPDDVHKSKNEHKHAVFILGNALAEAMSDDEFSDAGRIGKRMRELATDAEGKL from the coding sequence ATGCACAAAGAGGAACTTCTCGACCTCCACGAGGAGATGGTGACGATCACCGAGTTCGTCAACGACCGCGAGGACGTCGACCCGGAGCTGTTCGAGACCTACGAGAAACTCGACGTCACGCCCGACGACGTCCACAAATCGAAAAACGAGCACAAACACGCCGTCTTCATCCTCGGCAACGCCCTCGCCGAGGCGATGAGTGACGACGAGTTCTCCGACGCCGGCCGCATCGGCAAGCGCATGCGCGAACTCGCCACCGACGCCGAAGGCAAGCTCTGA
- a CDS encoding DUF502 domain-containing protein: MASASEPRESSGVLHTLREWLITGAALTIPFLITVMVLAFVLNFLSNVLTPVVEAARVLGFIGPVAGIARAIGLGPAFGSVIIEFGTIFALVAIVFVVGFVAHATSSERKFSQWFHTAMEAIPGVGSVYTSFRRMSDVLLESDTSSFQDVKLIEFPNEGTYSFAFVTAQPPATIDEAASHDDLRTLFMPLAPNPVMGGFLVHVPAARVYDVDLTVEQAVSAIVTSGVAIGDTEDTTSLSADELAALGEYDAERTTVEEGLVGGPANPEPAERTAEPAESSDTERGES; encoded by the coding sequence ATGGCTTCGGCGTCGGAACCGCGAGAGTCGTCGGGTGTGCTGCACACGCTGCGCGAGTGGCTCATCACGGGCGCTGCGCTCACGATCCCATTCCTCATCACCGTGATGGTGCTGGCGTTCGTGTTGAACTTCCTCAGTAACGTCCTCACGCCGGTCGTCGAGGCGGCGCGCGTGCTCGGGTTCATCGGGCCGGTCGCCGGTATCGCCCGTGCCATCGGTCTCGGACCGGCGTTCGGTTCGGTCATCATCGAGTTCGGCACCATCTTCGCGCTCGTGGCCATCGTCTTCGTCGTCGGGTTCGTCGCCCACGCCACCTCCTCCGAGCGGAAGTTCTCCCAGTGGTTCCACACCGCGATGGAGGCGATCCCGGGCGTCGGCTCGGTCTACACGAGTTTCAGGCGTATGAGCGACGTGTTGCTCGAAAGCGACACCAGTAGTTTTCAGGACGTGAAGCTCATCGAGTTCCCGAACGAGGGCACCTACTCGTTCGCGTTCGTGACCGCCCAGCCGCCGGCGACCATCGACGAGGCCGCGAGCCACGACGACCTCAGAACGCTGTTCATGCCGCTCGCGCCCAACCCCGTGATGGGCGGGTTTCTGGTCCACGTCCCCGCAGCGCGGGTCTACGACGTCGACCTCACCGTGGAGCAGGCCGTCAGCGCCATCGTCACCAGCGGCGTCGCCATCGGCGATACGGAGGACACGACGAGTCTCTCGGCCGACGAACTGGCGGCGCTCGGCGAGTACGACGCCGAGCGGACGACCGTCGAGGAGGGACTCGTCGGCGGGCCGGCGAACCCCGAACCGGCAGAACGCACCGCCGAACCCGCCGAGAGCAGCGATACGGAGCGTGGCGAGTCGTGA
- a CDS encoding ABC transporter permease, which yields MSVVSLLAEAWAYLLANSGTFFDLLREHLTLVFVSEALAIAVAVPLGILATRNERVNTVVSTAGNVAQTVPTLAVIALVFPILGLGFLPSVVGLFAYSLLPILTNTIAGIENVSDSTVDAARGMGMTDGEILRKVSLPLALPVIFAGIRTSTVLNVGSAYLAFFIGGGGLGVWVIGGIKLFDTAQLLAGAIPGALLAIALDALLGLAQRRLGTETASGQTAAAA from the coding sequence ATGAGCGTCGTCAGTCTGCTCGCGGAGGCGTGGGCGTACCTGCTGGCGAACTCCGGGACGTTCTTCGACCTGCTCCGCGAGCATCTCACGCTCGTGTTCGTCTCGGAGGCGCTCGCCATCGCCGTCGCTGTTCCGTTGGGGATCCTCGCGACGCGCAACGAGCGGGTGAACACGGTCGTCTCGACCGCCGGCAACGTCGCACAGACGGTGCCGACGCTCGCGGTCATCGCGCTCGTGTTCCCGATACTCGGGCTCGGCTTTCTGCCCTCGGTCGTCGGCCTGTTCGCCTACTCGCTGCTGCCGATCCTCACGAACACCATCGCGGGCATCGAGAACGTCAGTGACAGCACCGTCGACGCCGCCCGCGGGATGGGCATGACCGACGGGGAGATACTCCGGAAGGTCAGCCTGCCGCTCGCCCTCCCGGTGATCTTCGCCGGCATCCGCACGAGCACAGTCCTGAACGTCGGCTCGGCGTATCTGGCCTTCTTCATCGGCGGCGGTGGTCTCGGCGTCTGGGTCATCGGCGGCATCAAACTGTTCGACACGGCGCAACTGCTCGCCGGCGCGATTCCGGGCGCACTGTTGGCCATCGCGCTCGACGCTCTGCTCGGCCTGGCTCAACGACGACTCGGCACCGAGACCGCGAGCGGCCAGACCGCGGCGGCGGCCTGA
- a CDS encoding EthD family reductase produces MIKLVVGLVKKDGMSIEAFEDHWHDEHAPRASEIPSLEKYTTGVALDPEESEYDGIAELYFENPEDVETAFDSEAGRWALDDLENFTETDENIQLVLDETVQVE; encoded by the coding sequence ATGATAAAACTCGTTGTCGGGTTAGTCAAGAAAGACGGCATGAGCATCGAGGCGTTCGAAGACCACTGGCACGACGAGCACGCCCCGCGGGCGAGCGAGATTCCGAGCCTCGAAAAGTACACTACTGGAGTCGCACTCGACCCCGAGGAAAGCGAGTACGACGGCATCGCCGAACTCTACTTCGAGAACCCCGAGGACGTCGAGACGGCCTTCGATTCGGAGGCCGGTCGGTGGGCGCTCGACGACCTCGAAAACTTCACCGAGACGGACGAGAACATCCAGCTAGTGCTCGACGAGACGGTGCAGGTTGAGTAG
- the menD gene encoding 2-succinyl-5-enolpyruvyl-6-hydroxy-3-cyclohexene-1-carboxylic-acid synthase: MSRDPNWPNRNTLWAEVFVDELAAQGVSAVCVAPGSRSTPLTVAFADHPAIEVFSHLDERSMGFFALGRAKRTGDPTPLLSTSGTATANFHPAVIEANQARIPLVVLTADRPPELRDSGANQTVDQQKLYGSAVRWYHDLPEPEADGRKLRSLRVTAARALAASTGTPAGPVHLNVPFRKPLEPVPVSGDVPDDFEREAPLGATGRDGPFVHIRQGRPALDDGTLSRVADALAVDRGLLIAGPSTDLDAAAIAALAEQTGFPILADPLSGLRFGPQLADTLVCGGYDSYLDVDGWPDPETVLRVGASPTSKVLRRYLRNGAREAGTRQFLVDPAGEWREATFTASDLLVTDPNRLARDLAGRVETGASDEWRDRFATAERRYWDLLDDAHDEEFFEGTISNDVLAAAPDPATVFVSNSMPVRDADRFGEPHDGDLTVLGNRGASGIDGILSTGLGAGSATDDPLILVLGDVAYYHDMNGLLALSRCGVDATIVLVNNDGGGIFRMLPIAEFESVFEQFETPHGLDFAPIGELYGFEFVRADDRATFLDAYRASLGSDGTQVIEVTFDSARSHRFREVVHERVLDTFD, from the coding sequence ATGAGCCGGGACCCGAACTGGCCCAATCGCAATACGCTCTGGGCCGAGGTCTTCGTCGACGAACTCGCGGCGCAGGGCGTTTCGGCGGTCTGTGTCGCGCCGGGTAGCCGCTCGACGCCGCTGACGGTGGCGTTCGCCGACCATCCCGCCATCGAGGTGTTTTCGCACCTCGACGAGCGCTCGATGGGGTTTTTCGCACTCGGGCGCGCCAAACGCACCGGCGACCCCACACCCCTGCTCTCGACGTCGGGCACCGCGACCGCGAACTTCCATCCGGCGGTCATCGAAGCCAATCAGGCCCGTATCCCGCTGGTGGTGCTGACCGCCGACCGCCCGCCCGAACTGCGCGACAGCGGCGCGAATCAGACCGTCGACCAACAGAAACTGTACGGGTCGGCGGTCCGCTGGTATCACGACCTTCCCGAACCCGAGGCGGACGGCCGCAAACTCCGCTCGTTGCGCGTCACCGCCGCCCGCGCGCTCGCCGCGAGCACGGGCACGCCGGCCGGACCCGTGCATCTGAACGTTCCGTTCCGCAAACCGCTCGAACCCGTCCCCGTATCGGGCGACGTGCCCGACGACTTCGAGCGCGAAGCGCCGCTCGGTGCGACCGGTCGTGATGGGCCGTTCGTCCACATCAGACAGGGTCGTCCCGCGCTCGACGATGGCACCCTCTCGCGGGTCGCCGACGCGCTCGCGGTCGACCGTGGCTTGCTCATCGCCGGGCCGAGCACGGACCTCGACGCCGCGGCGATTGCCGCACTCGCCGAGCAAACTGGATTTCCGATTCTCGCCGACCCACTCTCGGGGCTGCGCTTCGGCCCGCAGCTCGCTGACACGCTCGTCTGCGGCGGCTACGACTCCTATCTCGACGTGGATGGGTGGCCGGATCCCGAGACCGTTCTCAGAGTCGGCGCATCGCCGACCTCGAAGGTGCTCAGGCGATATCTCCGCAATGGAGCCCGCGAGGCGGGCACGCGCCAGTTCCTCGTCGACCCCGCGGGGGAGTGGCGCGAAGCGACCTTCACCGCAAGCGACCTGCTCGTCACCGACCCGAACCGGCTCGCACGCGACCTCGCGGGGCGGGTCGAGACGGGCGCGAGCGACGAGTGGCGCGACCGGTTCGCCACGGCCGAACGGCGCTACTGGGACCTCCTCGACGACGCCCACGACGAGGAGTTCTTCGAGGGCACGATCTCGAATGATGTTCTCGCCGCGGCTCCCGATCCCGCGACGGTGTTCGTCTCGAACTCCATGCCTGTGCGCGACGCCGACCGCTTCGGCGAACCGCACGACGGCGACCTCACGGTGTTGGGTAATCGCGGCGCGAGCGGCATCGACGGCATCCTCTCTACGGGGTTGGGTGCTGGGAGCGCGACCGACGACCCCCTGATCCTCGTTCTCGGCGACGTGGCCTACTACCACGACATGAACGGCCTGCTCGCGCTCTCACGGTGTGGCGTCGACGCCACCATCGTCCTCGTGAACAACGACGGCGGCGGCATCTTTCGGATGTTGCCCATCGCCGAGTTCGAATCGGTGTTCGAGCAGTTCGAGACCCCTCACGGGTTGGATTTCGCGCCCATCGGTGAACTGTACGGCTTCGAGTTCGTTCGCGCCGACGACCGCGCGACGTTTCTGGACGCCTACCGGGCCTCCCTCGGCAGCGACGGCACGCAGGTCATCGAGGTCACGTTCGATTCGGCGCGAAGCCATCGCTTCCGGGAGGTGGTCCACGAGCGCGTTCTCGATACGTTCGATTGA